A region from the Cryptosporangium arvum DSM 44712 genome encodes:
- a CDS encoding beta-galactosidase: MTLRAVTARLGGKLAYGGDYNPEQWPESVWLEDVALMKEAKVNLVSLGIFSWAKLEPAEKEYDFGWLDRVLDLLHDNGIAVDLANASASPPPWFARRYPDSLPVDVDGQRRWYGARQAFCPSSPDYRTATARLTRTIGERYTDHPAVTMWHVHNEYGCHNWHCYCDTSAEAFRTWLRDRYENLDSLNEAWGTAFWSQRYSDWAEVIPPRTPAYNSFANPTQQLDYWRFSSDELLDCFRAEAEILRELSDAPVTTNFMTFFKPLDYWAWAAEQDLISNDHYRIVEGLGPGGATHDLAMSGDLIRSLAGGEPWLLMEHSTSAVNWQPRNPAKLPGQLRRDSLTHTARGADGALFFQWRQSKAGAEKFHSALVPHAGTDSQLWRDVVQLGTDLDHLAEVNGSTVRAQVAITVDWESWWAVELDSHPSVEVTGLAELRRFHRALWERGVACDFVHPDHDLSAYRLVIVPTLYLTGGEAGPNLTEFVEAGGTALVTYFSGIVDHNDHIRLGGYPGAFRDLLGVRVEEFDPLLEPVRIDGLDHATGTVWSEAATATTAEVLATYGDGPHAGRPVLTRNAVGDGQAWYLGTQLDAANHAALVGRLMEASGVEPVLSIADWPEGLDVVERVGADARYLFAINGSDAGVAIPVRGRDLLTGRDWVESDFVDAGAVAVIRIAV, translated from the coding sequence ATGACGCTGCGAGCCGTCACCGCCCGCCTGGGCGGCAAGCTGGCCTACGGCGGCGACTACAACCCCGAGCAGTGGCCGGAATCGGTGTGGCTCGAGGACGTCGCGCTGATGAAGGAGGCCAAGGTCAACCTGGTCTCGCTGGGCATCTTCTCGTGGGCGAAGCTGGAGCCGGCCGAGAAGGAGTACGACTTCGGCTGGCTCGACCGGGTGCTTGACCTGCTCCACGACAACGGCATCGCGGTCGACCTCGCGAACGCGTCGGCCAGTCCCCCGCCGTGGTTCGCCCGCCGGTACCCGGACTCGCTGCCGGTCGACGTCGACGGGCAGCGGCGCTGGTACGGCGCGCGGCAGGCGTTCTGCCCGTCGTCGCCGGACTACCGCACGGCCACCGCGCGGCTGACCCGCACGATCGGCGAGCGGTACACCGATCACCCGGCCGTGACGATGTGGCACGTCCACAACGAGTACGGCTGCCACAACTGGCACTGCTACTGCGACACGTCGGCCGAGGCGTTCCGCACCTGGCTGCGCGACCGGTACGAGAACCTCGACAGCCTCAACGAGGCCTGGGGCACCGCGTTCTGGAGCCAGCGCTACTCCGACTGGGCCGAGGTCATCCCGCCCCGCACCCCGGCGTACAACTCGTTCGCGAACCCGACCCAGCAGCTGGACTACTGGCGGTTCTCCTCCGACGAGCTGCTCGACTGTTTCCGGGCCGAGGCGGAGATCCTCCGCGAGCTGTCCGACGCGCCCGTCACGACGAACTTCATGACGTTCTTCAAGCCGCTGGACTACTGGGCCTGGGCCGCCGAGCAGGACCTGATCTCCAACGACCACTACCGGATCGTCGAGGGCCTCGGCCCGGGTGGGGCCACCCACGACCTCGCGATGTCCGGCGACCTGATCCGGTCGCTGGCCGGCGGCGAGCCGTGGCTGCTGATGGAGCACAGCACCAGCGCGGTGAACTGGCAGCCGCGCAACCCGGCGAAGCTCCCCGGCCAGCTGCGCCGCGACAGCCTCACGCACACCGCCCGGGGCGCCGACGGCGCGCTGTTCTTCCAGTGGCGGCAGTCGAAGGCCGGCGCGGAGAAGTTCCACTCGGCGCTGGTGCCGCACGCGGGCACGGACTCCCAGCTGTGGCGCGACGTCGTGCAGCTGGGCACCGACCTCGACCACCTCGCCGAGGTGAACGGCTCGACGGTCCGCGCCCAGGTCGCGATCACCGTCGACTGGGAGAGCTGGTGGGCCGTCGAGCTCGACTCGCACCCCAGCGTCGAGGTCACCGGCCTGGCTGAGCTGCGCCGGTTCCACCGGGCGCTCTGGGAGCGCGGGGTGGCCTGCGACTTCGTGCACCCCGACCACGACCTGTCGGCCTACCGCCTGGTCATCGTGCCGACGCTGTACCTGACCGGCGGCGAAGCCGGGCCGAACCTGACCGAGTTCGTCGAGGCCGGCGGAACCGCGCTGGTCACGTACTTCTCCGGGATCGTGGACCACAACGACCACATCCGGCTCGGCGGGTACCCGGGCGCGTTCCGCGACCTGCTCGGCGTGCGGGTGGAGGAGTTCGACCCGCTGCTGGAGCCCGTCCGGATCGACGGGCTCGACCACGCGACCGGGACGGTCTGGAGCGAGGCGGCGACCGCGACCACGGCCGAGGTGCTCGCCACCTACGGCGACGGCCCGCACGCGGGTCGTCCGGTGCTCACCCGCAACGCGGTCGGCGACGGCCAGGCCTGGTACCTCGGCACGCAGCTGGACGCCGCGAACCACGCCGCGCTGGTGGGGCGGCTGATGGAGGCGTCCGGCGTCGAACCCGTACTGTCCATCGCGGACTGGCCGGAGGGGTTGGACGTGGTCGAACGGGTCGGCGCCGACGCCCGGTACCTGTTCGCGATCAACGGGTCCGACGCCGGGGTCGCGATCCCGGTGCGGGGACGTGACCTTCTCACCGGCCGGGACTGGGTGGAGAGCGATTTCGTCGACGCGGGCGCGGTGGCCGTGATCCGGATCGCCGTTTAG
- a CDS encoding carbohydrate ABC transporter permease has protein sequence MTTPQATVAKRKKLRRLTGTDRVVLGLMVGIPTLIELLLVWGPALFSVLLGFTDARTDIDQPGGVSFAGLDNYKFITQEYPPFWPAVQHNIIWLVFLAVIATPVGLFLAVLLDQNLKGSRIYQSIFFVPVMLSLALVGIIWHLIYSPDAGLLNSVLGTAGTADQIDWFGDSSINLWAALVAASWKHVGYIMVLYLAGLKGVDPSLREAAAIDGANAVQTFFRVVFPAMRPINIVVVVITVIEALRAFDIVYVINRGTNGLELLSALVVQNLVGEGTQIGVGAAIATVLLVISLVPIVIYLWQTFRNEEKS, from the coding sequence ATGACGACCCCTCAGGCCACAGTGGCCAAGCGCAAGAAATTGCGCCGACTCACCGGCACCGACCGCGTCGTACTCGGGCTCATGGTCGGTATCCCGACGCTGATCGAGCTACTGCTGGTCTGGGGGCCGGCGCTGTTCTCGGTCCTGCTCGGGTTCACCGACGCCCGGACCGACATCGACCAGCCCGGCGGAGTCAGCTTCGCCGGGCTGGACAACTACAAGTTCATCACGCAGGAGTACCCCCCGTTCTGGCCGGCGGTGCAGCACAACATCATCTGGCTGGTGTTCCTGGCGGTGATCGCCACGCCGGTCGGCCTGTTCCTCGCCGTGCTGCTCGACCAGAACCTCAAGGGCTCGCGGATCTACCAGAGCATCTTCTTCGTCCCGGTGATGCTCTCGCTCGCGCTCGTCGGCATCATCTGGCACCTGATCTACAGCCCGGACGCCGGCCTGCTCAACAGCGTGCTCGGCACCGCGGGCACGGCCGACCAGATCGACTGGTTCGGCGACTCGAGCATCAACCTCTGGGCCGCTCTCGTCGCGGCGTCCTGGAAACACGTCGGGTACATCATGGTGCTGTACCTGGCCGGTCTGAAGGGCGTCGACCCGTCGCTGCGCGAGGCTGCGGCGATCGACGGCGCCAACGCCGTGCAGACGTTCTTCCGGGTCGTGTTCCCGGCGATGCGCCCGATCAACATCGTGGTCGTCGTCATCACGGTCATCGAGGCCCTGCGCGCCTTCGACATCGTCTACGTGATCAACCGCGGCACCAACGGCCTGGAGCTGCTGTCCGCACTCGTCGTCCAGAACCTGGTCGGTGAGGGCACCCAGATCGGCGTCGGCGCGGCCATCGCGACCGTGCTGCTGGTCATCTCGCTGGTGCCGATCGTCATCTACCTCTGGCAGACCTTCCGGAACGAGGAGAAGTCATGA
- a CDS encoding ABC transporter substrate-binding protein, with product MPTPSLDSLLGRSGMSRRSLLRATGLGAGAIAAAPLLAACTGADSGSDGGSGTGTVSFGSNGSDEVPKKAYAALMASAKSAVDLDVKINTVAHNDFQNNINNYLKGSPDDAFTWFAGYRMKSYAKQGLVAEIDDVWEKVGSNFSEAFKTASTGDDGKKYFIPLYNYPWGWFYRPSVWKEKGYTEPKTWDELIALAKKMKTDGLNPIAFADKDGWPAFGTFDYLNMRVNGYQFHVDLMAHKESWEDAKVKKVFDTWKAIFPYQSADSLGRTWQEAAQTVVTKKSGMYLLGSFVGQQWPEGDTDIDFFTFPEIDSTIGADAIEAPIDGFMLSKKGGENKSARKLMEYLATGKAEDVYQAIDSNNVGAAKDADVSKYNALQKKSAEVIGAAKNISQFLDRDAEPAFANNAALPAFQQFIKDGNVASVTKSLEAQAKQIYGS from the coding sequence ATGCCCACCCCTTCGCTTGACTCACTGCTCGGCCGCTCCGGGATGAGCCGCCGGTCGCTCCTCCGTGCCACCGGGCTCGGTGCCGGCGCGATCGCCGCCGCCCCGCTGCTCGCGGCCTGCACCGGGGCCGACAGCGGCTCCGACGGCGGCAGCGGAACCGGCACCGTCTCGTTCGGTTCGAACGGATCCGACGAGGTGCCGAAGAAGGCCTACGCCGCCCTGATGGCCTCGGCCAAGAGCGCCGTCGACCTGGACGTGAAGATCAACACCGTCGCTCACAACGACTTCCAGAACAACATCAACAACTACCTCAAGGGCAGCCCGGACGACGCCTTCACGTGGTTCGCCGGCTACCGCATGAAGTCGTACGCGAAGCAGGGTCTGGTCGCCGAGATCGACGACGTCTGGGAGAAGGTCGGCAGCAACTTCTCCGAGGCGTTCAAGACCGCCTCGACCGGTGACGACGGCAAGAAGTACTTCATCCCGCTCTACAACTACCCCTGGGGCTGGTTCTACCGCCCGAGCGTGTGGAAGGAAAAGGGCTACACCGAGCCCAAGACCTGGGACGAGCTCATCGCCCTGGCCAAGAAGATGAAGACGGACGGGCTCAACCCGATCGCGTTCGCCGACAAGGACGGCTGGCCGGCGTTCGGCACGTTCGACTACCTGAACATGCGCGTCAACGGCTACCAGTTCCACGTCGACCTGATGGCGCACAAGGAGAGCTGGGAAGACGCGAAGGTCAAGAAGGTCTTCGACACCTGGAAGGCGATCTTCCCGTACCAGTCCGCCGACTCCCTGGGCCGCACCTGGCAGGAAGCCGCGCAGACCGTCGTCACCAAGAAGTCGGGCATGTACCTGCTCGGCTCGTTCGTCGGCCAGCAGTGGCCCGAGGGCGACACCGACATCGACTTCTTCACGTTCCCGGAGATCGACTCGACGATCGGCGCGGACGCGATCGAGGCCCCGATCGACGGCTTCATGCTCAGCAAGAAGGGCGGCGAGAACAAGAGCGCCCGCAAGCTGATGGAGTACCTGGCCACCGGTAAGGCCGAGGACGTCTACCAGGCCATCGACTCGAACAACGTCGGGGCGGCCAAGGACGCCGACGTGAGCAAGTACAACGCGCTGCAGAAGAAGTCGGCCGAGGTCATCGGGGCGGCGAAGAACATCTCGCAGTTCCTCGACCGCGACGCCGAGCCCGCGTTCGCGAACAACGCCGCGCTCCCGGCCTTCCAGCAGTTCATCAAGGACGGCAACGTCGCGTCGGTGACCAAGAGCCTCGAGGCGCAGGCCAAGCAGATCTACGGCAGCTGA
- a CDS encoding AMP-binding protein, protein MFYPLNVKDFLDRAETVYPDRIGVTDEPAQPAPSLGPVSYRSLAGMARSQAAWLDELDVPVGGRVAIVSHNAGRMLTSFFGVSGWGRILVPINFRLGAEEIGYIVSHCGADVLLVDPELRGLLDSVPVKHTVVLGDDAMFTGGGEPRPWSADEAATCTLNYTSGTTARPKGVQLTHRANWLNATVFALHAGVTDRDVYLHTLPMFHANGWGMPYAMTGLGVHQVVLRKVDGAEILRRVRDHGVTVMCAAPAVLNAVLDALETWEGEVPGRDRVRVILAGAPPPTRTIERIRSDLGWEFIQIYGLTETSPLLTINRMRAEWDPLPAAEQARLLGRAGAPALGVRIEVSESGEVLSQTNHNLDAYWENPAATAEAQADDWFHTGDGGAFEDGYLSITDRKKDVIITGGENVSSIEVEDVLNSFEAVREVAVIGIPDEKWGELVTALIVTDGSPVTAEDVIAFCRTRLAGYKTPKRVEFVDELPRTATGKLQKFKLREPYWKDQGRQVN, encoded by the coding sequence GTGTTCTATCCCCTCAACGTGAAGGACTTTCTGGATCGGGCCGAAACGGTCTATCCCGACCGGATCGGTGTGACCGACGAACCGGCCCAACCGGCGCCGTCGCTGGGCCCGGTGTCGTACCGGTCGCTCGCCGGGATGGCCCGGAGCCAGGCGGCCTGGCTCGACGAGCTGGACGTCCCGGTCGGCGGCCGGGTCGCGATCGTGTCGCACAACGCCGGCCGCATGCTGACGTCGTTCTTCGGGGTCTCCGGCTGGGGACGCATCCTGGTGCCGATCAACTTCCGGCTCGGCGCCGAGGAGATCGGCTACATCGTGTCGCACTGCGGCGCCGACGTCCTGCTCGTCGACCCCGAGCTGCGCGGCCTGCTCGACTCGGTGCCGGTGAAACACACCGTGGTGCTCGGCGACGACGCGATGTTCACCGGGGGCGGTGAACCGCGGCCGTGGTCGGCCGACGAAGCCGCGACGTGCACGCTCAACTACACGTCCGGCACCACCGCCCGGCCGAAGGGCGTGCAGCTCACCCACCGGGCCAACTGGCTCAACGCGACCGTGTTCGCGCTGCACGCCGGCGTCACCGACCGGGACGTCTACCTGCACACGCTGCCGATGTTCCACGCCAACGGGTGGGGCATGCCGTACGCGATGACCGGGCTGGGCGTGCACCAGGTCGTGCTGCGCAAAGTGGACGGCGCGGAGATCCTGCGCCGGGTGCGTGACCACGGGGTGACCGTGATGTGCGCGGCGCCGGCGGTGCTGAACGCGGTGCTCGACGCGCTGGAGACCTGGGAGGGCGAGGTCCCCGGGCGCGACCGGGTGCGCGTGATCCTGGCCGGCGCGCCCCCGCCGACCCGCACGATCGAGCGGATCCGGTCCGATCTCGGCTGGGAGTTCATCCAGATCTACGGCCTGACCGAGACCTCCCCGCTGCTGACGATCAACCGGATGCGGGCCGAGTGGGACCCGCTGCCGGCCGCGGAACAGGCGCGGCTGCTGGGACGGGCCGGAGCGCCGGCGCTCGGGGTGCGCATCGAGGTCTCCGAGTCCGGCGAGGTGCTCTCGCAGACCAACCACAACCTCGACGCGTACTGGGAGAACCCGGCGGCCACGGCGGAAGCGCAGGCCGACGACTGGTTCCACACCGGCGACGGTGGCGCGTTCGAGGACGGCTACCTGTCGATCACCGACCGCAAGAAGGACGTGATCATCACCGGCGGCGAGAACGTGTCGTCGATCGAGGTCGAGGACGTGCTGAACTCGTTCGAGGCGGTGCGCGAGGTCGCGGTGATCGGTATCCCCGACGAGAAGTGGGGCGAGCTGGTCACCGCGTTGATCGTCACCGACGGCTCGCCGGTGACGGCCGAGGACGTGATCGCGTTCTGCCGGACGCGGCTGGCCGGGTACAAGACGCCGAAACGCGTGGAGTTCGTCGACGAACTACCGCGGACGGCGACCGGCAAGCTGCAGAAGTTCAAGCTCCGCGAGCCGTACTGGAAGGACCAGGGGCGCCAGGTGAACTGA
- a CDS encoding NACHT domain-containing protein, producing MRRRTLTYADAVRLIGEPESPAVTALGHLAGAGAGVVTAASVGTIDFFALRDQLVRWGHTAVTGLRERLGGLSRFDRTERLVAAHGVLVVTSFFEALDDVLADLGLDLDAAELTAAEQTGLATGTGHAALVSALLEASLPIPSPARPAEVLAEHLADYYSAFTYSVHQFLRGLRAFDGRLDDVRSLTPVKRGALARYDAAFRTLAGEVPEFRVWAATVDARATREVVRTSTGALRSDLAEIHTLMTAPSPADAVRSGLEIQHRNRLDRPILASDRVPDHVVLPRLRDSYVDPGGRVAETTAGSRPATEEWWAGAGPVGSVPDFVLGHLTTPAALTAPTVVLGHPGSGKSALTTTLAARLTDAGFLAVRVELRTVPGDTSIQTQIEQALRQSLGEAVSWPELARRARPALPVVILDGFDELLQATGLNRADYLEEAQAFQEREAELGRLVAVLVTSRTVVADRARFPTGTVVVRIAPFDEVQVERWLETWNAGNRAGLASRGLRPLPVDVVLAHGELAGQPLLLLLLALYDAGANALQRAGSGLGRVELYERLFADFIEREVDKRRSAGDRGPDVQREWRRLGAVALAILNRGGDVILEAELDRDLPRLLADDDLMAGPADPGRTLSASQLLVGRFFFVHESRATRDTGAPERSFEFLHATFGDYLAARLIVDALVDLTDEWKHQRGRRYRTALDAGFLYAATSFVTVTRRAPLWDFVRGLLGALPAARRAECRELALELLPEAGFPQPTWSGAEYEPRRKPFAARHAAFSANLVFFAVVLADGPVRADELAGGPSPEAWRQLSLLWRSQLDLSDGGRIWRWLRVGWRYDTDPTWLEVRVEDASPVSVYESLPWPTDDPSVQRHRLVHPGRRAPRRLALRRDAETGGVLPDVDRLPRGRLRLDGGVAPGRHRAGDPGSHTSRAGPGDPSPATAARSGRAARPRHPR from the coding sequence ATGCGCCGTCGCACGCTCACCTACGCCGACGCCGTCCGCCTGATCGGCGAGCCGGAGAGCCCCGCGGTCACCGCGCTGGGCCACCTGGCCGGTGCGGGCGCGGGAGTGGTCACCGCGGCCAGCGTCGGCACCATCGACTTCTTCGCGTTACGTGACCAGCTGGTGCGCTGGGGCCATACCGCGGTCACCGGGTTGCGCGAGCGGCTCGGCGGCCTGTCCCGCTTCGACCGCACCGAGCGCCTGGTCGCCGCCCACGGCGTCCTCGTGGTGACGTCGTTCTTCGAGGCGCTCGACGACGTCCTCGCCGATCTGGGCCTGGATCTGGACGCGGCCGAGCTGACCGCCGCCGAACAAACCGGGCTCGCCACCGGCACCGGTCACGCAGCGCTGGTCAGCGCCCTGCTCGAGGCCTCGCTGCCGATCCCGTCCCCGGCCCGTCCGGCCGAGGTGCTGGCCGAGCACCTCGCCGACTACTACTCCGCGTTCACCTACTCGGTGCACCAGTTCCTGCGCGGCCTGCGCGCGTTCGACGGGCGGCTGGACGACGTCCGATCGTTGACGCCGGTGAAGCGCGGGGCGCTCGCCCGCTACGACGCGGCGTTCCGGACGCTCGCCGGCGAGGTACCGGAGTTCCGGGTCTGGGCGGCCACCGTGGATGCCCGGGCCACTCGCGAGGTGGTGCGGACGAGCACCGGCGCGCTCCGGTCCGACCTCGCCGAGATCCACACGCTGATGACCGCGCCGAGCCCGGCCGACGCCGTCCGCTCCGGCCTCGAGATCCAGCACCGCAACCGGCTCGACCGGCCGATCCTCGCCTCCGACCGGGTTCCCGACCACGTCGTGCTCCCCCGCCTGCGTGACAGCTACGTCGACCCGGGCGGCCGGGTCGCCGAGACCACCGCGGGCAGCCGACCGGCCACTGAGGAATGGTGGGCGGGCGCAGGGCCGGTGGGCAGCGTCCCGGACTTCGTCCTCGGCCACCTCACCACGCCGGCGGCGCTCACCGCGCCGACCGTCGTCCTCGGCCATCCGGGGTCGGGCAAGTCGGCGCTGACGACGACGCTCGCGGCCCGGCTCACCGACGCCGGGTTCCTCGCGGTCCGCGTCGAGCTGCGTACCGTGCCCGGCGACACCTCGATCCAGACCCAGATCGAGCAGGCCCTGCGGCAGTCGCTCGGCGAAGCGGTCTCCTGGCCGGAGCTCGCGCGCCGCGCGAGGCCGGCCCTGCCGGTCGTCATCCTGGACGGCTTCGACGAGCTCCTCCAGGCCACCGGGCTCAACCGGGCCGACTACCTGGAGGAGGCCCAGGCCTTCCAGGAGCGCGAAGCCGAGCTGGGACGGCTGGTCGCGGTGCTGGTGACCAGCCGCACCGTGGTCGCCGACCGGGCGCGCTTCCCCACCGGCACCGTCGTCGTGCGGATCGCGCCGTTCGACGAGGTACAGGTCGAACGGTGGCTCGAGACCTGGAACGCGGGCAACCGCGCGGGCCTCGCGTCACGAGGACTGCGACCGCTGCCGGTCGACGTCGTGCTCGCGCACGGAGAGCTGGCCGGCCAACCGTTGCTGCTGCTCCTGCTGGCGCTGTACGACGCCGGGGCGAACGCGCTGCAGCGGGCCGGCAGCGGGCTGGGGCGCGTCGAGCTGTACGAGCGGTTGTTCGCCGACTTCATCGAGCGGGAGGTGGACAAACGGCGGTCCGCGGGCGACCGGGGGCCGGACGTCCAGCGGGAGTGGCGACGGCTCGGGGCGGTCGCGCTGGCGATCCTCAACCGCGGTGGCGACGTCATCCTGGAGGCGGAACTCGACCGGGACCTCCCGCGGCTGCTGGCCGACGACGACCTCATGGCCGGGCCGGCCGACCCCGGCCGCACGCTGAGCGCGAGCCAACTGCTCGTCGGCCGGTTCTTCTTCGTGCACGAATCCCGGGCGACGCGGGACACCGGCGCCCCGGAACGCAGCTTCGAGTTCCTGCACGCGACGTTCGGCGACTACCTCGCCGCCCGGCTGATCGTCGACGCGCTCGTCGACCTCACCGACGAGTGGAAGCACCAGCGTGGGCGCCGGTACCGCACCGCGCTGGACGCCGGCTTCCTGTACGCGGCGACGTCGTTCGTGACCGTGACCCGGCGCGCGCCGCTGTGGGACTTCGTCCGGGGTCTGCTCGGTGCGCTGCCGGCGGCGCGGCGGGCGGAGTGCCGTGAGCTCGCGCTCGAGCTGTTACCGGAGGCCGGGTTCCCCCAGCCGACGTGGTCCGGGGCCGAGTACGAGCCCCGGCGCAAACCGTTCGCGGCCCGGCACGCCGCGTTCTCCGCGAACCTCGTGTTTTTCGCGGTGGTACTGGCCGACGGCCCGGTCCGTGCCGACGAGTTGGCCGGCGGTCCGTCGCCGGAGGCGTGGCGGCAGCTCTCCCTGCTCTGGCGCAGCCAGCTCGACCTCTCGGACGGCGGCCGGATCTGGCGCTGGCTGCGGGTCGGGTGGCGCTACGACACCGACCCCACCTGGCTCGAGGTCCGGGTGGAGGACGCGTCCCCCGTCAGCGTCTACGAATCCCTCCCCTGGCCCACCGACGACCCCTCCGTCCAGCGGCACCGACTGGTGCATCCCGGACGTCGTGCTCCCCGCCGACTCGCCCTTCGGCGAGACGCTGAGACGGGCGGCGTTCTACCAGACGTCGATCGACTTCCGCGAGGCCGTCTACGGCTCGATGGCGGCGTGGCCCCAGGCCGACATCGTGCCGGCGACCCCGGCTCACACACCAGTCGTGCTGGACCCGGCGACCCTTCTCCAGCAACTGCTGCTCGTTCCGGCCGAGCAGCACGGCCGCGACATCCGCGGTGA
- a CDS encoding carbohydrate ABC transporter permease, translating into MTVLTETGGETTAPLKRAKTSEGGPKLTRGGRIFSYSFLTVTAFLWLVPLVWTIYTSLRPEKDTQKYGYLSVGGSFNFENYSNAWNQGGFSKYFLNSAIITVPAVILTLTFAAMVAFAVSRFKWKFNVTLLILFTAGNLLPPQILAAPLFQLYKHFELPYSVSDSGSLLNTYYGVIAANIAFQVGFCTFVLSNYMKALPGELTEAAMVDGASVWTQFWKIILPLCRPALAALGTLVVIWIYNDFFWALLFIQTGDRLPVTTGINNLFGQYAQNDNLIAAGALLTAIPVLAIYVALQRQFVAGLTLGGSKG; encoded by the coding sequence ATGACGGTCCTCACCGAAACCGGTGGTGAGACCACCGCTCCCCTGAAGCGGGCCAAGACCTCCGAGGGCGGGCCGAAGCTCACCCGGGGCGGCCGGATCTTCAGCTACTCGTTCCTGACCGTCACCGCGTTCCTGTGGCTCGTCCCGCTGGTCTGGACGATCTACACGTCGCTCCGGCCGGAGAAGGACACCCAGAAGTACGGCTACCTGAGCGTCGGCGGGTCGTTCAACTTCGAGAACTACTCCAACGCCTGGAACCAGGGCGGGTTCTCGAAGTACTTCCTGAACTCGGCGATCATCACGGTCCCGGCCGTGATCCTGACGCTGACGTTCGCCGCGATGGTCGCGTTCGCGGTGTCGCGGTTCAAGTGGAAGTTCAACGTCACGCTGCTGATCCTGTTCACGGCGGGCAACCTGCTCCCTCCGCAGATCCTCGCCGCGCCGCTGTTCCAGCTGTACAAGCACTTCGAGCTGCCGTACTCGGTGAGTGACTCCGGGTCGCTGCTGAACACCTACTACGGCGTGATCGCCGCGAACATCGCGTTCCAGGTGGGCTTCTGCACGTTCGTGCTGAGCAACTACATGAAGGCGCTGCCGGGCGAGCTCACCGAGGCCGCGATGGTCGACGGCGCCAGCGTCTGGACGCAGTTCTGGAAGATCATCCTGCCGCTGTGCCGTCCGGCGCTGGCCGCGCTGGGCACGCTCGTGGTCATCTGGATCTACAACGACTTCTTCTGGGCGTTGTTGTTCATCCAGACCGGCGACCGGCTCCCGGTCACCACGGGTATCAACAACCTGTTCGGCCAGTACGCGCAGAACGACAACCTGATCGCCGCCGGTGCCCTGCTGACCGCTATCCCCGTGCTCGCCATCTACGTCGCGCTCCAGCGTCAGTTCGTCGCCGGCCTCACGCTCGGCGGTAGCAAGGGATGA
- a CDS encoding alpha-ketoglutarate-dependent dioxygenase AlkB, translating into MTAIAYQPSILELADTDARLGPLEGRVRRHELSAGAWVDHLPGWVRGSDAVFQTLLSEVDWRAERREMYDREVEVPRLLRWYGVGEPLPHELLTDARDQLTAHYADELGEPFVTAGMCLYRDGRDSVAWHGDTLGRSAHSDTIVAIVSFGSARPLLLRPRGGGSSLRFPVGHGDLIVMGGSCQRTWEHSVPKTTRSSGPRVSVQFRPVDVA; encoded by the coding sequence ATGACCGCGATCGCGTACCAGCCCTCGATCCTGGAGCTCGCCGACACCGATGCCCGGCTCGGCCCGCTCGAGGGGCGGGTCCGGCGGCACGAACTGTCGGCCGGCGCCTGGGTGGATCACCTGCCGGGGTGGGTACGCGGGTCCGACGCGGTGTTCCAAACGCTGCTGTCCGAGGTCGACTGGCGGGCCGAGCGGCGCGAGATGTACGACCGTGAGGTCGAGGTCCCCCGGCTCCTGCGGTGGTACGGCGTCGGGGAACCACTCCCGCACGAGCTCCTGACCGACGCCCGCGATCAGCTCACCGCGCACTACGCCGACGAACTGGGCGAGCCGTTCGTCACCGCGGGGATGTGCCTCTACCGGGACGGGCGCGACAGCGTCGCCTGGCACGGCGACACGCTGGGGCGCTCGGCGCACAGCGACACGATTGTCGCGATCGTGTCGTTCGGGTCGGCGCGGCCTTTGCTCCTGCGCCCGCGCGGTGGTGGGTCGAGCCTGCGCTTCCCGGTCGGGCACGGTGACCTGATCGTCATGGGCGGTTCGTGCCAGCGCACCTGGGAGCATTCCGTTCCCAAAACCACCCGCTCCTCCGGCCCGCGGGTGAGCGTGCAGTTCCGCCCCGTCGACGTCGCTTAA